A DNA window from Candidatus Protochlamydia naegleriophila contains the following coding sequences:
- a CDS encoding acyl-CoA thioesterase, whose product MSQAFQQDVFIPFHYVDAAGIAFFGHAFTLAHQTFEAFVVEALHCPWQHWFHHPERIVPIKNTQASYFAPLLAGQACQIRLRIEELRTSSFCTHYDFFQNERHCCTVKMVHVFCDRLKQQKIPIPSELLTTLKTILHE is encoded by the coding sequence ATGAGCCAAGCCTTCCAACAAGACGTTTTCATCCCTTTTCACTATGTGGATGCTGCTGGGATTGCCTTTTTTGGACATGCCTTTACATTGGCTCATCAAACGTTTGAAGCCTTTGTGGTTGAAGCCCTGCACTGTCCATGGCAACACTGGTTTCACCATCCTGAACGGATCGTTCCCATTAAAAATACGCAAGCAAGCTACTTTGCCCCCCTCTTGGCCGGACAAGCATGCCAAATTCGGCTAAGGATCGAAGAGCTGCGCACAAGCTCATTTTGCACTCATTATGATTTCTTTCAAAACGAGCGCCATTGCTGTACAGTCAAAATGGTTCACGTTTTTTGTGATCGCCTTAAACAGCAAAAAATCCCCATTCCATCCGAGCTTTTAACAACATTAAAAACAATCCTACACGAATAG
- the ubiE gene encoding bifunctional demethylmenaquinone methyltransferase/2-methoxy-6-polyprenyl-1,4-benzoquinol methylase UbiE has translation MPTYNKNRPQTIQAMFNSIAKRYDRTNAVLSFYLHKRWNNELVKRVQSQQTSHSLLDLCAGTGDIAFAYLRQTSAPCQAYLVDFSSEMLACAKAKAEVFDHASHSIDYVQADVQRLPFSNQTIDCATMAYGIRNVHHPLQCLQEVFRVLKPGGCLGILELTRPQNKLLHLGHQVYLRTLLPLLGKWLTANEDAYQYLRQSIHTFVSPDGLEDLVREAGFSKTGRYALAGGIATIITGYKPMKTH, from the coding sequence ATGCCTACGTACAATAAAAATCGACCTCAGACCATCCAAGCGATGTTCAATAGCATAGCTAAACGTTATGACCGCACTAACGCTGTTCTTTCTTTTTATCTTCACAAAAGATGGAATAATGAACTCGTCAAACGTGTCCAATCGCAGCAAACTTCTCACTCGCTGTTGGATCTTTGCGCTGGAACAGGCGATATCGCTTTTGCTTATCTTCGCCAAACGTCTGCACCCTGCCAGGCCTATTTAGTAGATTTTTCGTCAGAAATGCTTGCTTGCGCCAAGGCTAAAGCAGAGGTATTCGATCACGCCTCCCACTCAATCGATTACGTACAGGCTGATGTTCAGCGCCTTCCCTTTTCCAACCAGACAATCGATTGCGCCACAATGGCCTACGGAATTCGCAATGTCCATCATCCGCTTCAATGCCTTCAAGAAGTCTTTAGGGTCTTAAAACCAGGCGGCTGCTTAGGCATTTTGGAACTCACAAGACCTCAAAATAAGCTGCTTCATCTAGGCCATCAAGTCTATTTGCGCACCCTTCTTCCCCTTTTAGGAAAGTGGCTGACAGCAAATGAAGATGCCTATCAATATTTGCGCCAAAGCATTCATACGTTTGTTTCGCCAGACGGACTCGAAGATCTTGTGAGAGAAGCTGGCTTTTCAAAAACAGGGCGCTATGCTTTAGCTGGTGGGATCGCAACAATTATTACCGGCTATAAGCCCATGAAAACCCATTAA
- a CDS encoding carbonic anhydrase, with amino-acid sequence MKWRYLLWTALINLFTIIQVNSILADNVQVSNAQQNVDSQAQTMLNQALNFARGHREFKDVFFKEHEQEFVRLVEEGQDPHTLFIGCSDSRMVPDLILGTRPGDLFVVRTAGNFVPPYDEKGDDGVSATIQYALEVLNVKHIIVCGHSHCGAIKGLFQTIDPTTLGILKRWLQFGEEAKQMALKVAKPGTPEKDLYSIAEQISVIYQLEHILTFPGVKKRVDDGSLVLHGWYYKIETGEVTYYDPEAYQFKPLSNLKRQKQAASLSQARK; translated from the coding sequence ATGAAATGGCGGTATCTGCTATGGACTGCTTTAATCAACCTATTCACAATCATCCAGGTTAATAGTATTTTAGCTGATAATGTACAAGTATCTAACGCGCAACAAAATGTGGATTCACAAGCGCAAACAATGCTCAATCAGGCGCTTAACTTTGCAAGGGGGCATCGGGAATTTAAAGATGTGTTTTTTAAAGAGCACGAGCAAGAGTTTGTCCGGTTGGTGGAGGAGGGGCAAGATCCCCATACTCTTTTTATTGGCTGCAGCGATTCACGCATGGTCCCAGATTTAATTTTAGGAACGCGTCCTGGCGACTTATTCGTCGTTCGCACGGCGGGAAATTTTGTTCCTCCTTACGATGAAAAGGGGGACGATGGGGTCTCTGCGACTATTCAGTATGCTTTAGAGGTCTTAAATGTGAAGCACATTATCGTGTGCGGCCATTCGCATTGCGGGGCGATTAAAGGGCTCTTTCAAACAATAGACCCCACGACGCTTGGGATATTAAAGCGCTGGCTTCAATTTGGCGAAGAAGCGAAGCAAATGGCACTGAAGGTGGCCAAACCAGGCACCCCGGAAAAAGATTTATACAGCATTGCAGAACAGATTTCTGTGATCTATCAGCTCGAACATATTCTGACTTTCCCTGGCGTTAAAAAAAGAGTTGATGACGGTTCGCTCGTTTTACACGGATGGTATTATAAAATTGAAACGGGTGAAGTGACTTATTATGATCCGGAGGCGTATCAATTTAAGCCTTTGAGCAATTTGAAGCGCCAAAAACAAGCAGCCTCGCTGTCTCAGGCAAGAAAATAG
- a CDS encoding DUF3604 domain-containing protein, whose amino-acid sequence MRRSICYCDPTFASAGEARTWKFIYTPSVTLPKGARIKFDLQSKGREIDWQIPSVNLKKPGGVIYAIMENGKVLQANEVEVPDSFTPLYEFTLPNALEAGEHLSIILGAKEGEQGKKNATIRTQTTAQRRKPFLLYVDPTGKGHYDDPEMFSMDIRGGELANIRILTPSFVAKNKRFDVVVRFEDEFGNLTNNAPEDTLIELSHEHLRENLNWKLFVPETGFIALPNLYFNEAGVYTIQLLNSHTKQIFRSSPIRCFSENNRHLFWGLLHGESDRFDSTENIESCMRHFRDDKAFNYYAVSPFESQEETSNDAWKMMTQNISDFDEDERFTTFLGFQWSGESKSEGTRVFVYAKENKPLLRKKDLKSNTLKKIHKSYSPKELISIPSFTMGKGFEYNFENFDPDYERVVEIYNAWGSSEMTKKEGNTRPIASSGSSGVQETTEGSIQKALQRNCRFGFVAGGLDDRGIYADLYESEQEQYSPGLTAIIAPTHSREALAEALYQRSCYATTGERMIVGLYLAGVSMGKEISTAEKPGLAVNRHLSGYVAGTTKLKTVEIIRNGKVLKLYEPDQYHFEFTYDDLTPLEKVCIDAKDKKPPFVYYYLRVTQEDGHIAWSSPIWVDYIPLSSLPKSQSKRSVPKIAPKKVLIEDDFDEDEDDFDDFDEDDE is encoded by the coding sequence ATGCGTCGATCTATCTGTTATTGTGATCCCACTTTTGCATCAGCTGGTGAAGCTAGAACGTGGAAATTTATTTACACCCCCTCTGTCACCTTACCCAAAGGAGCTCGAATCAAATTCGACTTACAATCAAAGGGTAGAGAAATCGACTGGCAGATTCCAAGTGTGAATTTAAAAAAGCCTGGAGGGGTCATTTACGCCATAATGGAAAATGGCAAAGTGCTGCAAGCCAATGAAGTTGAAGTTCCAGACAGCTTTACTCCTCTCTACGAATTCACTCTTCCAAATGCGCTCGAAGCTGGCGAGCATCTGAGCATCATCCTGGGAGCGAAAGAAGGAGAGCAGGGCAAAAAAAATGCTACAATCCGCACCCAAACAACGGCTCAGCGCAGAAAACCCTTTCTTCTCTACGTTGATCCAACAGGGAAAGGGCACTACGACGACCCTGAAATGTTTTCGATGGACATCCGTGGAGGAGAACTTGCCAACATTCGCATTCTAACTCCCTCTTTTGTAGCCAAGAATAAGCGCTTTGACGTTGTCGTGCGCTTTGAAGATGAATTTGGCAATTTGACGAATAATGCTCCAGAAGACACTCTGATCGAATTATCGCACGAGCATCTCCGTGAAAATCTCAACTGGAAACTATTTGTTCCAGAAACGGGTTTTATTGCCCTCCCCAACCTTTATTTCAATGAAGCTGGTGTTTACACGATTCAACTTTTGAATAGCCACACCAAGCAAATCTTCCGCTCTTCTCCAATCAGATGCTTTTCAGAAAACAATCGCCATCTATTTTGGGGGCTATTGCATGGTGAGTCTGATCGCTTTGACTCGACAGAAAATATTGAAAGCTGCATGCGCCACTTCCGTGATGACAAGGCCTTCAATTACTATGCAGTTTCTCCATTCGAAAGCCAGGAAGAGACCTCTAACGACGCCTGGAAAATGATGACCCAAAACATCTCTGATTTCGACGAAGATGAACGATTTACGACATTTTTAGGCTTCCAATGGTCAGGGGAAAGCAAATCCGAAGGCACAAGAGTGTTTGTCTATGCAAAAGAAAACAAGCCTTTGCTGCGTAAGAAAGATTTAAAGAGCAATACGCTTAAGAAAATCCACAAGAGCTATTCTCCGAAAGAATTGATTTCTATTCCTTCTTTTACGATGGGAAAAGGCTTTGAGTATAATTTTGAGAACTTTGATCCCGATTACGAGCGTGTGGTAGAAATTTACAACGCCTGGGGATCATCGGAGATGACCAAAAAAGAAGGCAATACGCGCCCTATCGCTTCAAGCGGCTCGTCTGGCGTCCAAGAGACTACCGAAGGATCCATTCAAAAGGCTCTGCAGCGCAACTGCCGCTTTGGATTTGTAGCTGGAGGATTAGATGACAGAGGCATTTATGCCGATCTATATGAAAGCGAGCAAGAACAGTACTCTCCTGGTCTAACGGCCATCATTGCCCCAACCCATTCACGAGAAGCATTGGCAGAAGCGCTTTATCAGCGTTCTTGCTATGCAACAACTGGCGAGCGGATGATTGTCGGCCTTTATTTGGCTGGCGTCAGCATGGGAAAAGAAATCAGCACGGCCGAGAAGCCTGGCTTGGCAGTCAATCGCCATCTATCCGGCTACGTGGCAGGGACAACCAAACTGAAAACGGTTGAAATCATCCGCAATGGCAAGGTACTCAAATTGTATGAACCCGATCAATACCATTTCGAGTTCACCTACGACGATTTGACCCCTCTAGAAAAAGTCTGCATCGACGCTAAGGATAAAAAACCGCCTTTTGTCTATTACTACTTGCGAGTCACACAAGAAGATGGTCACATTGCCTGGAGCTCGCCTATCTGGGTCGATTATATTCCTTTATCCTCGCTTCCCAAGAGCCAAAGCAAGCGTAGTGTGCCAAAAATTGCACCTAAAAAGGTTCTCATTGAAGATGATTTCGATGAGGATGAGGACGATTTCGACGACTTCGATGAAGACGATGAATAG